The Capsicum annuum cultivar UCD-10X-F1 chromosome 3, UCD10Xv1.1, whole genome shotgun sequence genomic sequence tacatgaaattattacGTGCATTATTGTGTAATGAGTAGGTTGATAAGCAGTTTACGGAGGTAAAATAATATGTTGCTGAGTCTGTCAAGACTATTTTGAATGAATTAAGGTCTGCAGGAATCAAGTTTGATGAATTCAATGAAGATCGGGTATGCACATGAAAATTTTTCATAGTTTTTGTCACAATCCTTTTTtaacgtactccaaaaaatgtttatattttaaagttcgaaagggttttattatttacgtgacaagaaatgaaaatttatttcggaaaaggattatttgcattttttattcagagtcaccacttggcataatccggtgtgccaagtcacctttggaaaatccttttcgaaaccatttgactcttaaactggtttgcgaacagagattctggctaaggaattctgttgactgaggggaaggtgttaggcacccctcgatcccctGGTTCAACCgtggtcgcttggtagagtgtatcgattatttttggcattatgaaatgtataaaccacacaaaagaacgcaaataatcaaacaataaacaaaacaaagcaGTCCAAAAacgtaaagtccagtccaattatacagtcggaaaaataggaaaaaatacgaaaatataaatcctagtctaaactaaatctagactaagctccaatgccttacccgacgccgcgggccttcatcacgattatttttcgccaacatgatacgtcggggcattccccggtgaataaatacaaatgatctcggggcattccccggctaaataaatacatctgaATTAAACACGATAATCTAGAAAGAGACATTCACACGCCCATTCCAACATCCcacgaaacacttattcctacATTTCGCCTACCCGGCCTATGTTTGCCTACCCGCTAGACTTACTATGATACTATCACAAAATTGATAATTAGACGTGAAAGTAACaataacgacgaatcaaaacaaacaacaaatcaaaattaatcctaattcactttaacaattttttaacTCGCGCCTCGAATTTCCTTTAAACCACATGATTAGTGCATGCTTCGATTTTCCAATCACATCTCAcaatccgaaaccaacatcaaacacaacacaaacaacgaagattcaaaccaaacacacaacaaataaatcatccacacccacaacatcaataaaaagtcaaaataaattaaagattcggttagaagaaatggacctcgatgaaattaatccttgtcgataataaagaaattcgaagaccaaaatactcgaccgAAGAACCTTGACTGCGaacaactccaaactcgatatggAATTCAACTGGACAGATCGAAAAACCACGATAAAACCTCACGATGAATAACCCATAAACCTGAATAAAACTCAAAAACAACCCAAGTTCTCAAATTCGAAACCCCAAACCATCGATTTCCAAATAACCTTGCatgaagaaataagaaatatcagATGAAACgatactgaaattatgaaaaattaagaaGACCCATACGCAAAATTTCATCGAAATTGGTGAAAAACGAAATGGTTGACGTTGCTGGTCACCGGCTCACTGTTTTCGGTGACTGTCACCGCTGCTGGTAAGAAGTCGGGTCGGCGGCTGGATACTTACCGGTGGGACGATCTGCGGTGGTTTGACGGCGTTATCGTTGGAGAGGGAGAGAGGAAGAAGTTGCGGTCGGAGCTGGCCGACGCGCCGCAGCCGAAGCAGCGACTGCTGGCGGCAGCAGATCTGGCGGTAGTTCTCCAGCGAGGCAGCTGAAGAACGGAAGGAGGGTTGACGTGCGGCAGCTTTGCCAGAGAGATAAGAGAGATCGGATACCGAGAGNNNNNNNNNNNNNNNNNNNNNNNNNNNNNNNNNNNNNNNNNNNNNNNNNNNNNNNNNNNNNNNNNNNNNNNNNNNNNNNNNNNNNNNNNNNNNNNNNNNNNNNNNNNNNNNNNNNNNNNNNNNNNNNNNNNNNNNNNNNNNNNNNNNNNNNNNNNNNNNNNNNNNNNNNNNNNNNNNNNNNNNNNNNNNNNNNNNNNNNNNNNNNNNNNNNNNNNNNNNNNNNNNNNNNNNNNNNNNNNNNNNNNNNNNNNNNNNNNNNNNNNNNNNNNNNNNNNNNNNNNNNNNNNNNNNNNNNNNNNNNNNNNNNNNNNNNNNNNNNNNNNNNNNNNNNNNNNNNNNNNNNNNNNNNNNNNNNNNNNNNNNNNNNNNNNNNNNNNNNNNNNNNNNNNNNNNNNNNNNNNNNNNNNNNNNNNNNNNNNNNNNNNNNNNNNNNNNNNNNNNNNNNNNNNNNNNNNNNNNNNNNNNNNNNNNNNNNNNNNNNNNNNNNNNNNNNNNNNNNNNNNNNNNNNNNNNNNNNNNNNNNNNNNNNNNNNNNNNNNNNNNNNNNNNNNNNNNNNNNNNNNNNNNNNNNNNNNNNNNNNNNNNNNNNNNNNNNNNNNNNNNNNNNNNNNNNNNNNNNNNNNNNNNNNNNNNNNNNNNNNNNNNNNNNNNNNNNNNNNNNNNNNNNNNNNNNNNNNNNNNNNNNNNNNNNNNNNNNNNNNNNNNNNNNNNNNNNNNNNNNNNNNNNNNNNNNNNNNNNNNNNNNNNNNNNNNNNNNNNNNNNNNNNNNNNNNNNNNNNNNNNNNNNNNNNNNNNNNNNNNNNNNNNNNNNNNNNNNNNNNNNNNNNNNNNNNNNNNNNNNNNNNNNNNNNNNNNNNNNNNNNNNNNNNNNNNNNNNNNNNNNNNNNNNNNNNNNNNNNNNNNNNNNNNNNNNNNNNNNNNNNNNNNNNNNNNNNNNNNNNNNNNNNNNNNNNNNNNNNNNNNNNNNNNNNNNNNNNNNNNNNNNNNNNNNNNNNNNNNNNNNNNNNNNNNNNNNNNNNNNNNNNNNNNNNNNNNNNNNNNNNNNNNNNNNNNNNNNNNNNNNNNNNNNNNNNNNNNNNNNNNNNNNNNNNNNNNNNNNNNNNNNNNNNNNNNNNNNNNNNNNNNNNNNNNNNNNNNNNNNNNNNNNNNNNNNNNNNNNNNNNNNNNNNNNNNNNNNNNNNNNNNNNNNNNNNNNNNNNNNNNNNNNNNNNNNNNNNNNNNNNNNNNNNNNNNNNNNNNNNNNNNNNNNNNNNNNNNNNNNNNNNNNNNNNNNNNNNNNNNNNNNNNNNNNNNNNNNNNNNNNNNNNNNNNNNNNNNNNNNNNNNNNNNNNNNNNNNNNNNNNNNNNNNNNNNNNNNNNNNNNNNNNNNNNNNNNNNNNNNNNNNNNNNNNNNNNNNNNNNNNNNNNNNNNNNNNNNNNNNNNNNNNNNNNNNNNNNNNNNNNNNNNNNNNNNNNNNNNNNNNNNNNNNNNNNNNNNNNNNNNNNNNNNNNNNNNNNNNNNNNNNNNNNNNNNNNNNNNNNNNNNNNNNNNNNNNNNNNNNNNNNNNNNNNNNNNNNNNNNNNNNNNNNNNNNNNNNNNNNNNNNNNNNNNNNNNNNNNNNNNNNNNNNNNNNNNNNNNNNNNNNNNNNNNNNNNNNNNNNNNNNNNNNNNNNNNNNNNNNNNNNNNNNNNNNNNNNNNNNNNNNNNNNNNNNNNNNNNNNNNNNNNNNNNNNNNNNNNNNNNNNNNNNNNNNNNNNNNNNNNNNNNNNNNNNNNNNNNNNNNNNNNNNNNNNNNNNNNNNNNNNNNNNNNNNNNNNNNNNNNNNNNNNNNNNNNNNNNNNNNNNNNNNNNNNNNNNNNNNNNNNNNNNNNNNNNNNNNNNNNNNNNNNNNNNNNNNNNNNNNNNNNNNNNNNNNNNNNNNNNNNNNNNNNNNNNNNNNNNNNNNNNNNNNNNNNNNNNNNNNNNNNNNNNNNNNNNNNNNNNNNNNNNNNNNNNNNNNNNNNNNNNNNNNNNNNNNNNNNNNNNNNNNNNNNNNNNNNNNNNNNNNNNNNNNNNNNNNNNNNNNNNNNNNNNNNNNNNNNNNNNNNNNNNNNNNNNNNNNNNNNNNNNNNNNNNNNNNNNNNNNNNNNNNNNNNNNNNNNNNNNNNNNNNNNNNNNNNNNNNNNNNNNNNNNNNNNNNNNNNNNNNNNNNNNNNNNNNNNNNNNNNNNNNNNNNNNNNNNNNNNNNNNNNNNNNNNNNNNNNNNNNNNNNNNNNNNNNNNNNNNNNNNNNNNNNNNNNNNNNNNNNNNNNNNNNNNNNNNNNNNNNNNNNNNNNNNNNNNNNNNNNNNNNNNNNNNNNNNNNNNNNNNNNNNNNNNNNNNNNNNNNNNNNNNNNNNNNNNNNNNNNNNNNNNNNNNNNNNNNNNNNNNNNNNNNNNNNNNNNNNNNNNNNNNNNNNNNNNNNNNNNNNNNNNNNNNNNNNNNNNNNNNNNNNNNNNNNNNNNNNNNNNNNNNNNNNNNNNNNNNNNNNNNNNNNNNNNNNNNNNNNNNNNNNNNNNNNNNNNNNNNNNNNNNNNNNNNNNNNNNNNNNNNNNNNNNNNNNNNNNNNNNNNNNNNNNNNNNNNNNNNNNNNNNNNNNNNNNNNNNNNNNNNNNNNNNNNNNNNNNNNNNNNNNNNNNNNNNNNNNNNNNNNNNNNNNNNNNNNNNNNNNNNNNNNNNNNNNNNNNNNNNNNNNNNNNNNNNNNNNNNNNNNNNNNNNNNNNNNNNNNNNNNNNNNNNNNNNNNNNNNNNNNNNNNNNNNNNNNNNNNNNNNNNNNNNNNNNNNNNNNNNNNNNNNNNNNNNNNNNNNNNNNNNNNNNNNNNNNNNNNNNNNNNNNNNNNNNNNNNNNNNNNNNNNNNNNNNNNNNNNNNNNNNNNNNNNNNNNNNNNNNNNNNNNNNNNNNNNNNNNNNNNNNNNNNNNNNNNNNNNNNNNNNNNNNNNNNNNNNNNNNNNNNNNNNNNNNNNNNNNNNNNNNNNNNNNNNNNNNNNNNNNNNNNNNNNNGATCTGTCTTACAAAAATCTTGAAAAATGGGGGGAGAAGTCTCTAAGGTAATTGGCAAGAGCAATAGGACGATCCCTTCAAACTTCCTTCGTCGAAGTTTACATGACATAAGAAAAAGAAGGCGTTTTAGAAGGCCAACAAAACAATCAACACCTTCGAAGAAAGAATTGCTTTCATATGtcattgaagaagatgaagaaagtcTAGAGAAAAGGGAATTTACAATTAAGGATATGAAAAAAATTGAGGCATATGATGATCAAGAAAGGGTGGCAAAATTGATAGAAGCACTTGTTCAAGAAGAAGATCGTGAAGAAGAGGGGGATGTTGAAGATTATGAAAATGATGACAATAATAAAGATGATCAAAGAATGATAAGGCGTAGTAAGGTTGAGGAGGATGGTGATGTTGGTCCTGGTTCACCAAGTTTTAGAGTATTTTTCACAAATAATAACAATGTTGAAGATATCAAGAAGATTAATGAAGTAACAATTGGTTTGTATTTACTATAATCAATTATCATCAAAAGACATATAGAAACTATCAAATATACACAAGTCCCTTGTGCATCATTTAAAACTACGTTCGTCAGGGTTCAATTTGAATCCTCTTcgtcaaaaaataaattatattgtgATGAAAGagattcttttattatatataaactgTTTAATTTtcttgacataaagaaaaatcgtAGTAATATAATGGCAAAGAGGATTTAAAACTTGCTTTGGTCACAGTAGATCTTAATTATTACATTTAATGGCCTTGTATATATTCCTGGTTCCGGCACTGCCTGACCAATACAAATTTGTTTCCTAATTTAAATTACCTCTCTAAACATTTAATGTGCAATGCAGGTAACAAGGATGTCATTAAGGACAGAACTCCAATTGCAGCTACCAATAGACCAACAACCCCTGTTGCTGCTGCCATACCATCATCAAAGGTTTATTAATTACAtgtgattttttaaatttatgtcaaATATAAATGGCTTGGAATATTATCTTCCTTGGTATAAATGCCTGACATTGAAAATGTGTGCAGATTGGTAATGTTCCAACTTACATAAGATTAGTGAATAATGGTTTTAGTAATTGAAAtacaaaattatcaagaaaacttgtgagttattaAAAGAGTGAAGGGTGAAAAACATACCTAGAATATCctattttttgagtttcatatttGAACTATTTTGGTGTATGGGTTTCCAACTCAAACTATCACCAACTTTTTATCAAAATACACTTTACCTCAACTATTAATTGTTTGAGTATGAAAAGTAAAATCAATTAatagttgaggtgtgttttgataaatatgGTTGGTGATAGATCAAGCATGAGACTTGCGAACCTAATAGTTCagatatgaaattcaaaaaaatcagaATAATTTAAATGTGACTTCTGATGACTGAGATGTTGCAATTTTTAACTAGATGCTGTAGGATTATCCAATTTATTCAGAACTAGAGCCTGACAATCCATTAGACTGAACACACCATTTTAAATATGAAAGCATACACATTATACATGTCAAAACTGCTAAGCATTAAACATGAACTCATCATACTAAGGGGTCGTTTAGTATGAGGGATAATAATCTAGGGATAAGATGCATGATTAATTTATCCTGCATTTGGTTAGGGGTATTAATTATTCTCGAAATTATCTATCCCACTATTTATACTATAATAATGATATACATAATTTCTTCATGAATAtagtgggataacttatcccatgaGATCTCACTCCATAGGATAACTAATTTGTTTATGCCATCCCCATACCAAACGACCCCTGAAAGTGTAACTAGCTCAGTGCTGAGAATCTTAAATGTTGAACTTGTCAACTTTATCACAGATCTATTGGTCTCTTCACTATCCATGTCACTAGCTAGAAAATGTAGAGGACTTGTATGGCCAAAGAACTTtagtttttttaaataatattggaTTGATACGAGTCTACATGAGACTGTGAATATAGTCACGATCCCAACAGAGTCATCTGCTTACTGGAGCACCCAAACATACATAGAACTGATGATATTGGCATGTGTAAAACCAAAAGAATGACTTTAACAGTAAAGTAAAAATACTCACATTTTCATACAGGTGGTGCCTGTGGAAACAAAAACAAACGTGAAGAAAGAAACGAAGAGGAAGAGTTTCAGAAGCGTGCTGCCGAAGAATTTGCTGAACGTTGGATCATGTTGCTCTGCGGCTCACTCCAGGCCTGAACAAACTCATCTTCTTCAAGGAAAAGCACCTGTTTGATCAGGAAGAACATCTGCTTGATTGtctttttggaaaaaataagCCCATCACCCTTTGTTATGTCTACTTATCAATTCGATGTGAAGTGTATAGTATAGTTTAGCAAATTAAATATAGCAGGTCCATTGTAATGGAAAACTGAGAGATTAATATTATCAAATCGTAGAAAACTGAAGAGATTAGATTTATAAGTACaaaatgtcttttttttcttgttctggTTACCACGTATGTGTATCATTTCACACAAATGGCATCTGAGATTGGACCAGACTTGTAGTATTTGAAATGTGTGAGTAAGGgtagaaaaaacaaagaaagaggCAAAAGAAATTTAGCAGATGCAAAGGGAGcatggagtaactggtaaagttgttgttgtGCAACCATGCAAGGTAAGGCAGTATATAATAGATCTTTGTGGTTCGCCCCTTCCACAAAACCCCATTCATAATAGGAGCTTTAGCACACCAAGCGGCTCTATGCAATATTATTTTCAATTCACCAAATGTGAAAGAGAAGTGGGATACATTACCAGGAAAGGCAGATTACGAACAGAACTAATTAACAGGTATTTCCATCTCTAATGGGACTAACACAAAATGATTCATGGATTCATCCAAGCACataaaatcaacatcatagaacATGTAGAGGCACTGTTGTAATAGAGAAACCACAACTACCTTTTTACCCGATTTTTAGAAGGGAATAAGGGAATGGCAAAAGGCTCATGCCGAGAGAGCGAACAGACACTATATTATGGTAGATAAGCATGTAAACTAAAGACAATAATTTTGATTACTATAGAACTGGAAGAAGATGCAAAGCGCCAATCTTAAAGAGATGGAAAAGAGGAATAAGGCTTTTCAGCAATTGTATCTCTTAACTGCAAATTTAGAAAATTACACAGAGAACCTTAGAGCagctaaatacaaaataaagagcGTTGACAAGTAACAAGGATTTATAACAAAAGATCAATCTTCGTGCACAGACTTCTCCAAGACCAGAAAACACCAGAAATCCCATTTGGCATCCACGGCGAGCCTCAAAAAGTTCTTCCAAACCATTTACTACTATCGCCGCACCTGCACAAATGGAAAATTTCAGGACAGTTAATCCTCGGATTGGGTATCTCAACTAGGGAAAAGATTAAGAAgatgatcaagtttcaacatAAATTTACAAGACATAAGGGCCAAGGGGGTATTATAATGGATATGGGAGattataataaacataaatacCTATTCAGAAGTGGAGGCAGAGGAAAGGAATTCTTCATCCTCCAAAAATATTTGCAGATTATTAGTTTTCATCAAGAACCCAACAGCTTCCTCATCAAATTCCAGGATGAATCCCAACTTAATCAATTCAGCCAATTGAGGCACATAATCTACCTTCTCCCTTAGGATTCCCTCAGCAACCACCTCAGAGAAATATGTCGCATACTCAAGCTTGCCTTTGTAACCACCAGATTTGTCCAGCTTCTGAAGGAAGATCTTTGAACTTTCTCTTTCCCAACACATCATACGGCTCACTTTCACATTCAGGACTTCTCCAGAAGAAAGTGACAGACTGCAATCCATGGTTATTGGTTCTAATGTCTCAAAAATACTTACATCCATGAGGCATTTGAGAGCTTCATGTCTCTCACGTACTTCCATTTCAAGTGAAGGATCAGCAAGGAAGCCAAGAATTAACTTAAACAAGCCCCTCCGAATGAAGACTTCTTCTGGCTGCAGCTGCTCAAGTCCATCACAGTTAACAGAAGACAGGCCTTTCTTTAGAACAGATTCAGACAAATGACGAACACCAATTTTGCCATAAATTTCAAGCAACTTCTGTCGAGGCAAAGATGGCAAGCTTGGTTGTGGATACCAAACGAACAGGGGATGAGAAGATGACTGTTCAAATAAGTCCTTAAGATAAAGATCATCAGCAATAAAAACATCACGTTTGTCAAGCATCAAAATTTTCTTCAGACCTGAACCCGCAGGAAGTTTTGACAAGTTCTCAGTTAGGAAGTTCTCCGTCCGAGAGCTCCAGTGCTTCACAATGAACTCCCAAAAAGTTTGACACTCTGATTGTGACAAACTGTGGCCAGCATATTCCCATGACTTCCAAAGCTTGTGAAAATCATCAAGAGAAGGATTACTTTTGACACCTAATTTGGAAAAGAAACTGAGCAGCTCCTTGTCGTAGTATTTCTCTAGAACATGCAGCTGCAGGCCAAAGAAACCACTTTTGTCATGCAAAACACAATCATCAGCATGCACCCACTCTCCATTGTTATCACCATTTGGAATCCATATGTTTCTAGGATCATCTTTAGTTGGTTCCCAGTTGAACTTACTCAAGTACTTATAGATCCGAGTGATAGTAATGCTGTTGGAATGGCAATCAAGGTAATCAGCAAGCAAGGAGCACCCATCTCCAATATCAACCACAACACCAAGAGATTTGAGCTCTTTCTTATACGACCTTATGCTGGAGCCATAAAACTTTTCATTTATGAAAGGACCATCTTCTGGCTGTAAGACAGTAATCCACTGAGGACCAAATAATAAACATTTATCTGGAGACCTGTAACCAGCATTAGTTTTCATCCATCTTCTATCGAGCTTTGACCGCAAAGTAGCAATCAGATCATCATTATGCTCCAGCTTCCGCATACACTCTAACAATGAGAATGCGACTGGAACAGTAATGACACTTGGATTGTCAGGAAATCGAAGGCTTGCAGGCACAAACTTAACCCCACTAGCAAATGTCACCGCAACTCCCATATTCTTAAGTTCATCCTTGTAATCATGAATGCCCCTACCGTATCGCCCTTCACTATCATCAACAAAAGGCAACAGGGAGATTGAAGAGATAGATTCCCAAGATGAATCAAAGAGTATGCAATCTTTAGGTACTTTATCACCAATTCGAGTTCGCAACCACTTGACCTCTTGAACGCAGCTCTTAAGATCTGAAGGAAACTTAAAGTTGGCTGTCTTCGATTTTCTGTAACATGCAAGAAGGGAATGAGCACTGTCCTTACTTAAGGAACCCTTCGATGTCTGCTTCTTAAAAACAGCAACAAAAGCTTTAGTTGCCTCCTCAAAATCAACAACCACCCCAATTTTCTGCAACTCGGTTTTATATGAGAAGATATTGCTCCCATAGAAATTTGAATCAATAAGAGGAAAACTGCCAAAAACCTGCAGCAAGCAGCCCCACAGAGGATCAAACAAGAAACATTCAGCCGGATATTTCCACCCCATGTTTACGGTCTTCATACATTTGCTATCCCTAAGTGCCCTGCATACTTTGTTAGATGACGTCAGATTGCGAATGCACTTAAGTGTCAAGAGCAAACCACCAGAACTCAGGCAACCTAAGTGCGCAGGAGATCTCAAGTTGTCAACCACAAGCTTGTAATTTTGATTGAAACCAAACTCCACACCAAGcagcttcagttcagttttgAAGGAAAGAATCTCAACCCCATAATGCTTCTGATCAAGGAATGGAATGTTACTGATCTGTGAGGCAGCATCCCACTCACTGTCATAGAAAACAGATTCCTGCGGGCTCTTCTCACCTTGCGTAGTCTGCAACCATCTCTGATCATTAATGCTATCGACGAAGGTATCCGGGGGAAGATATTTCTCCCTCATATACTTAATGAAATTGAGTATTGACACTACATGGCCTTTGGTTAAAGTAGAACTAGCTGCCAGAGACATAAAATGTTCTCCAATATATTCACATGCCTCTTTAAATTCAAACATGACACCCATTGTGATTAACTCCTCCTTGTACTGCTTTAGCTCACTGCCATAGAACGCCTGATCAACTAATGGAATATCTACATGAACATATCCACTCTGCAGCAGATGTCCCCATGATGAAGTGTGGAAGAATGACTTTGAAGGAGGCTTGTAGCCAGGGCTACCACTCAGCGATACCCTCAGCCAGCTACCCTCCCTTATGCAGGTCAAGAATCTTCTTGGCAAGGAAAACTTGTTAATTTTCATCTTACGAATCCATTCGAACATCAGCAATGCATTTTCTTTGGTCAGGGGAGAATACATACTAGAAATCGCTGCATCAGGAGGAGGTAGGTCAGGAATGTCCTTAGCTTCAACATAATTCGTCAGAAAACCCAGAAGCTTTTTTTTGCTGGTACAAACTCCAGCATAGCTTCCGGAATGCAAATAATCTTCTCCAAGCTCAACATAGCCTTCGTATCTCCACGGATTCGAACCAATCAGCTGCACCCACTTGCTACCATTTGCAGGCAACAATACCCCTTTCCTTTGTCTGGTGACCTGTCCATAGTTATCCACCAGGGGCAGTTTACTGCATAAAGCAGCAACTTGTTCTCTAGATAAATAGCTCCTTGCAAGAGACTGATGTAAGAAGTGGGTAAAAGCCACAACAAGTTTTCTATCATCACAGAGAGAGTTAAGAAGCAGAAGAGCATAGTCATACACATTCACGATGCCCACTTTGACCTCATCTTTAAGCCAACCCAAAATTGTCTGACTTTTAGAATGATTCCGGACTGCTTCTTGTGTTGATTTGGAGAAGAACAGGTGACTGGCAAACCGAAATTCTGAGTTCCAGCTAATCAGCCAAGAGATGTGATCAGAATCACGAGACAAGAGCAATGAATGACCACCATTCAATGCCTCATAAATGCTATATAAAGctacatcatcatcaaaatcaacataTTTAAAAAGTTGAATGTTCCTCATCTCGGTTGTCTTGAAAGAAGAGATCCATTTGTCAGCAATAAATGCTAAAAGTTCCAAGTAAACATCCTCTGAGACTCCCAAAACAAGATTGGAACTCTGAATGCACTTCGCATACCATCCATTGTCAACTTGTTTCACTTCCAGAAAGTCTAAAATGTTGTTGTACATCTCCTTATCAAAAGCTGAGTTTACGATGAAACTTCCATGGGATGAAATGTTATGCAAAACAACCCCCTGCTTGCTCGCCTTGTTCAGAAGATTCCAGAAAGCAGGTAGGAGCCTACCAACATCACTGGGTTTCTGGAAGAATTGTTGTTCCACATATGACTCGCATGGAATGATACTTTCATCCAGAAGTTTTCTTTTAATAGAATCTCTCACGCCATTAAGAATTGGATACGGAGATTCATTGACTGGTAAAAATCCAAACATACGAGCCAGAGTAGATACCGGAGCACCTTCATTA encodes the following:
- the LOC107866069 gene encoding uncharacterized protein LOC107866069, with protein sequence MGGEVSKVIGKSNRTIPSNFLRRSLHDIRKRRRFRRPTKQSTPSKKELLSYVIEEDEESLEKREFTIKDMKKIEAYDDQERVAKLIEALVQEEDREEEGDVEDYENDDNNKDDQRMIRRSKVEEDGDVGPGSPSFRVFFTNNNNVEDIKKINEVTIGNKDVIKDRTPIAATNRPTTPVAAAIPSSKVVPVETKTNVKKETKRKSFRSVLPKNLLNVGSCCSAAHSRPEQTHLLQGKAPV
- the LOC107862878 gene encoding uncharacterized protein LOC107862878, translated to MGTPKEHIEEIRRNKFSIGGETNPLTEDLHQAVKNLSAELYAKDVHFLMELIQNAEDNEYENGVKPSLEFVITSKDITETGALATLLIFNNEKGFSRRNIESICSVGRSTKKGNRKRGYIGEKGIGFKSVFLITARPYIFSNGYQIRFSEEPCQHCNVGYIVPEWVEANPTLSVISQIYGSSATLPATTLVLPLKPDKVKPVKKQLSGIHPEVLLFLSKIKKLSVREDNEDPRLNTVSAISISSETDFVKKKNINAESYMLHLSADENSGLGECNYYMWKQKFPVRREHRVDRRMEVDEWVITLAFPNGERLNRGTSSPGIYAFLPTEMVTNFPFIIQADFLLASSRETILLDDIWNQGILDCVPSAFVNAFTSLVTTNEGAPVSTLARMFGFLPVNESPYPILNGVRDSIKRKLLDESIIPCESYVEQQFFQKPSDVGRLLPAFWNLLNKASKQGVVLHNISSHGSFIVNSAFDKEMYNNILDFLEVKQVDNGWYAKCIQSSNLVLGVSEDVYLELLAFIADKWISSFKTTEMRNIQLFKYVDFDDDVALYSIYEALNGGHSLLLSRDSDHISWLISWNSEFRFASHLFFSKSTQEAVRNHSKSQTILGWLKDEVKVGIVNVYDYALLLLNSLCDDRKLVVAFTHFLHQSLARSYLSREQVAALCSKLPLVDNYGQVTRQRKGVLLPANGSKWVQLIGSNPWRYEGYVELGEDYLHSGSYAGVCTSKKKLLGFLTNYVEAKDIPDLPPPDAAISSMYSPLTKENALLMFEWIRKMKINKFSLPRRFLTCIREGSWLRVSLSGSPGYKPPSKSFFHTSSWGHLLQSGYVHVDIPLVDQAFYGSELKQYKEELITMGVMFEFKEACEYIGEHFMSLAASSTLTKGHVVSILNFIKYMREKYLPPDTFVDSINDQRWLQTTQGEKSPQESVFYDSEWDAASQISNIPFLDQKHYGVEILSFKTELKLLGVEFGFNQNYKLVVDNLRSPAHLGCLSSGGLLLTLKCIRNLTSSNKVCRALRDSKCMKTVNMGWKYPAECFLFDPLWGCLLQVFGSFPLIDSNFYGSNIFSYKTELQKIGVVVDFEEATKAFVAVFKKQTSKGSLSKDSAHSLLACYRKSKTANFKFPSDLKSCVQEVKWLRTRIGDKVPKDCILFDSSWESISSISLLPFVDDSEGRYGRGIHDYKDELKNMGVAVTFASGVKFVPASLRFPDNPSVITVPVAFSLLECMRKLEHNDDLIATLRSKLDRRWMKTNAGYRSPDKCLLFGPQWITVLQPEDGPFINEKFYGSSIRSYKKELKSLGVVVDIGDGCSLLADYLDCHSNSITITRIYKYLSKFNWEPTKDDPRNIWIPNGDNNGEWVHADDCVLHDKSGFFGLQLHVLEKYYDKELLSFFSKLGVKSNPSLDDFHKLWKSWEYAGHSLSQSECQTFWEFIVKHWSSRTENFLTENLSKLPAGSGLKKILMLDKRDVFIADDLYLKDLFEQSSSHPLFVWYPQPSLPSLPRQKLLEIYGKIGVRHLSESVLKKGLSSVNCDGLEQLQPEEVFIRRGLFKLILGFLADPSLEMEVRERHEALKCLMDVSIFETLEPITMDCSLSLSSGEVLNVKVSRMMCWERESSKIFLQKLDKSGGYKGKLEYATYFSEVVAEGILREKVDYVPQLAELIKLGFILEFDEEAVGFLMKTNNLQIFLEDEEFLSSASTSE